In Deltaproteobacteria bacterium, the genomic stretch GTTACCACAGGGTGAGAGCATCCGAAAGGCGGTAAAATGGATNNNNNNNNNNNNNNNNNNNNNNNNNNNNNNNNNNNNNNNNNNNNNNNNNNNNNNNNNNNNNNNNNNNNNNNNNNNNNNNNNNNNNNNNNNNNNNNNNNNNNNNNNNNNNNNNNNNNNNNAAATGGATATCCGAGGTCACCAAGGAGCATCCTGAAAAAAGCCGCAAGGAAATCATACTCGAAGCAGAACTGCGGTTTGATCTTTCCCCAAAGGAATGCGAGTTCCTTTACAGGAAATTTGTTTGAAACCGGAGAGTGAAGAAGTGTCCGGGGAATCAGGCCCAAACAGATTGAAATAAGTAGTTTCCCCCGGGGGGGCTAATTTGGAAGCATTCTCTCCTGTAAATACAACCGATATGGATTTGCTCTGCAGAATATCAAGCTTACCACGGAATATATTCTGTCCGAAAGTAGATATTTTCTCCAGACAATTCGTATGTATATAGACCCTTGAGGCTCCATGACAATTCCTCTTCAGGGCAGCAAGCAATTTGTGTACTGAGCTCCCATCGAAATCGCCAATTAATTTCAGATGGAGGCTTCCACCGTCTCTGTGAACAAAGATCTGAAAATTATTTGCCATGATGTGGCCTCCTTTCCGGTAATAATCGATTTGTACTCGTCAAGGGTTGAAGGTTACGTTTTTTCAGCTACCAGTCGGGGCAGAAATGCAGGTTTCTTTACTTAACGAGTATAATCGCATCCTTTTTTTCTTCGTAGCGGCAGGTTTTTTGACTGGCAGACGTGTCCCCCACACTCTGATGGTCTGTTATCTAATATACCCTGAACCATTTTTTGAATATTTTCCAATCTAAAGGGTTTAAATATAACAAAGTCAACGGAACTATCTTTTGCCTTTTCGAGGACGGTCTCTCTCTCCTTGCCTGTTATCAGAACGACTGGGGTGTTGGGGGATTTTTCTTTGATGTGGAATGCTAATTTCCAACCGTTTATGCCGGGCATATCTAAGTCAGTTATGACGAGGTCGAATGAGCTTTTCAGGAACAGATTCAGACCTTCATCACCACAGTTGACAACAGCTACGTCATGACCCATGAAAGATAGTGTCAGTGAAAGGACATTACGAACATTTGCATCGTCATCGATAACCAATATTCGTCTTCGACTTCCCTGCGTAAAATTGCTAGCTAAGGTTGTCTGATTAGTTTTGAAGGCTTCTTGTTTTGCGTTTGGTAGCCACCTGGGTTCCACAGCAATATTTGCTTTTTGAGGAATTTCCATTTTCAACCCCCTTATTCCCTCAAGCCCAAGGCCATTCCAGCGAATTACTCTGATTTTAGCTATCCCTTGGCCGATTCTGCACCATCCCCTCTCATAACCCATTTGACACCATCCATCAGTTCCCGGGAAAGTAGCTCATGCATATTTGGCTGGTCATGCATGATCAAAATGTCTGACATGGTCTCTCCTCTTGCACCAGTCAAAGGGGATTCCGGTAAGGATTCGTCGGGATATGCATCAGTACCTTCCATATCAGAAAAAACTATACTGATCTCGCATTCAGGGAAAAGCGCATTGATCAATGCTATCAAGCCATGATCACAATCCTTCTGCTTAGAAATAATCACTGTCTTTTTCATGTCGTTCCTCTTCTTTTTTGTTCATGCCTTTTGTTAATGAAAAAGCCTCAAGTAAGGGAAAAAGTTGCCTTGGCGAAAAACAGGCCGGGATTGAATTATTACGCAATGCTATCAAGCCATGATCACAATCCTTCTGCTTAGAAATAATCACTGTCTTTTTCATGTCGTTCCTCTTCTTTTTTGTTCATGCCTTCTGTATATGAAACGGCAGAATTTCCTTCAGAACTCAGAGCGACAAATACAATTGCCAGTTTTGTGACACCAAGATATGAAAGGATCTATGATTTTATAAAAGGATCTATGATTTTATTTGATTAGTCTATAGAGAATGAAGCTCATTTTCATAGGGATAATACCTATGAGATGGGAATTTGTCCCATATCAACCCTTCCAGAGATCCACGTCAATCAAGCCGAGTCTAGCCGCATAACGAATCAACTCCAGGTACTGTCAACTTTTTTGTGTGAATTTCTCATAGGCCAATTCTTTGAGAAAAGGCAGGTTGTTACGCACTTTTCCTATTGGGTTTGATCTCCAATGCAATTCCATTCTCAGAGAGATAAAGGCCANNNNNNNNNNNNNNNNNNNNNNNNNNNNNNNNNNNNNNNNNNNNNNNNNNNNNNNNNNNNNNNNNNNNNNNNNNNNNNNNNNNNNNNNNNNNNNNNNNNNNNNNNNNNNNNNNNNNNNNNNNNNNNNNNNNNNNNNNNNNNNNNNNNNNNNNNNNNNNNNNNNNNNNNNNNNNNNNNNNNNNNNNNNNNNNNNNNNNNNNNNNNNNNNNNNNNNNNNNNNNNNNNNNNNNNNNNNNNNNNNNNNNNNNNNNNNNNNNNNNNNNNNNNNNNNNNNNNNNNNNNNNNNNNNNNNNNNNNNNNNNNNNNNNNNNNNNNNNNNNNNNNNNNNNNNNNNNNNNNNNNNNNNNNNNNNNNNNNNNNNNNNNNNNNNNNNNNNNNNNNNNNNNNNNNNNNNNNNNNNNNNNNNNNNNNNNNNNNNNNNNNNNNNNNNNNNNNNNNNNNNNNNNNNNNNNNNNNNNNNNNNNNNNNNNNNNNNNNNNNNNNNNNNNNNNNNNNNNNNNNNNNNNNNNNNNNNNNNNNNNNNNNNNNNNNNNNNNNNNNNNNNNNNNNNNNNNNNNNNNNNNNNNNNNNNNNNNNNNNNNNNNNNNNNNNNNNNNNNNNNNNNNNNNNNNNNNNNNNNNNNNNNNNNNNNNNNNNNNNNNNNNNNNNNNNNNNNNNNNNNNNNNNNNNNNNNNNNNNNNNNNNNNNNNNNNNNNNNNNNNNNNNNNNNNNNNNNNNNNNNNNNNNNNNNNNNNNNNNNNNNNNNNNNNNNNNNNNNNNNNNNNNNNNNNNNNNNNNNNNNNNNNNNNNNNNNNNNNNNNNNNNNNNNNNNNNNNNNNNNNNNNNNNNNNNNNNNNNNNNNNNNNNNNNNNNNNNNNNNNNNNNNNNNNNNNNNNNNNNNNNNNNNNNNNNNNNNNNNNNNNNNNNNNNNNNNNNNNNNNNNNNNNNNNNNNNNNNNNNNNNNNNNNNNNNNNNNNNNNNNNNNNNNNNNNNNNNNNNNNNNNNNNNNNNNNNNNNNNNNNNNNNNNNNNNNNNNNNNNNNNNNNNNNNNNNNNNNNNNNNNNNNNNNNNNNNNNNNNNNNNNNNNNNNNNNNNNNNNNNNNNNNNNNNNNNNNNNNNNNNNNNNNNNNNNNNNNNNNNNNNNNNNNNNNNNNNNNNNNNNNNNNNNNNNNNNNNNNNNNNNNNNNNNNNNNNNNNNNNNNNNNNNNNNNNNNNNNNNNNNNNNNNNNNNNNNNNNNNNNNNNNNNNNNNNNNNNNNNNNNNNNNNNNNNNNNNNNNNNNNNNNNNNNNNNNNNNNNNNNNNNNNNNNNNNTGCTCCTGGATCTCCTTGAAGATCTCTACTACTTCCGGTACACTGATTTCTACGTTCATGGCACTTCTCCTTTCGGTTTGATTTTTTGGTGATCAAAACCATTACAAGGAAAAGTGCCTTTTTCTACCCTTTCAGAATTCACACAAAATATTTTACACTACCCAACTCATGGTGCTGTGAAGTTCGAGCTTGTTCATAATATTGGCCCGGTGGTTCTCAACGGTTTTGGGGCTGATGAAAAGCCTTTCAGCGATCTCCTTGGTGGAAACCCCTTCGGCCAACAAGCGCATAACCTGTTGCTCGCGGCGGGTCAGGGCCTCATACCTTGCATCTGTGATCGTTGACTCCTTTTCAGGTAATCCCGCAAGCCTTTTCACTACCTTATGGGAGAGAGAGCTGTCCAGGTAATACTCGCCTCTTGATACGGCCTCAAGCCCCTGTGTAAACCTCTCAGCAGCCGATTCCTTAACTACGTACCCTGAGGCCCCTGCCTGAAATGCCTTCGTAATGTGATCGATTTTGGAATGCATGCTCACGATCATGACATATGTTTCCGGCAAAAGGCTTCGTATGTTGCGGGTGAGGTCAATGCCGCTTTTATCCGGCAGGGATATGTCCATCACCACCAGGTCAGGTTTGAGCTCCCTGGCCATGCGCATACCTTTCCGCCCGTTTCCGGCCTCCCCGGCTACCTCGAATCCGGGGTTGCGCGCTATAAGGGATTTGAGGCCTTCCCTGAAAAGAGGGTGGTCGTCAATAATCAATATTCTTTTCTTGACAGCCAATACTGTTTCCCTTGCAAGGAACCTCTATAAGAATTTTTGTGCCCTGCATTGGACGGGATTCGATCCTCATCTTTCCGCCAAGCAGGGCGACCCTTTCTTCCATGCTCCGAAGTCCCATACGTTTTTCATTGATTGCTGAAGCCAACCGGTTCTCAGCGTCAAAACCTTTACCATTATCTTCGATGCGGAGAATAATGTTAGGGTAAGAGGCAACCAGCCTGATGATCGCATCGGTGGCATCGGCATGTTTCTTAACATTGTTGAGCCCTTCTTGAATCAGGCGGTACAGGGCAATCTCAATATCGGAATCGAGTTCTAAATCCTCCATGCCGGCGGCAAAGAAGTCGACTTTGACCCCTGTCCTGGCAGAGAAGTCTTCACAATGCCGGAAGATAGTCTGTGCCAGCCCGAGCTGATCCAGGCCAACAGGACGTAAGGCATAGGCCAGATCTCTGACAGCCATTATGGTTCCATGGGCAATCTTGGAGAGTTTGGCCACCCTTTGCCTCATGGCAGGAAGGTCTTCCGGCTGATCATCAAAGAGGGTGTCAAGACCCATTTTTAAGGCAGAAAGGTCTTGGCCCACCAGATCGTGCAGCTCACGAGAGAGTCTTTGCCGCTCGGCTTCCTGTGCCTTCATCAGTTGTCGGGAGAGGCTATGAATACGTTCCTCGGCCCGTTTGCGTGCAGTAACATCCCGGTTTATACCCCGGTAGCCCAGCAAGTTCCCTGCTTTGTCAAAAAACGGGACGCCCTTGGCCTCTAAGACAACTACATATCCTTCCTTGTGAATATAACAATTGTCAAAGCCTGAAATCGGTTTCCCCGCCGCCATGGCCTGTAAAGAAGTGTGTGCTGAGGTCTCCATTTCTTTCTGAGAAAAAAAATCATAAAAGTACTTGCCGAGCATCTCATCAGGGCGGTAACCAAGTATACTTTCGACCACAGGATTGGAATAAACATATTTGCCTTCCGCGTCCATTTCCCATATCCAGTCGGATGTACTTTCAGCCAGATCTCGAAATCGTCTTTCAGTCTCGCCCAGTGTGTCTTTCAGTCTTCGTTCTCGAACCACCTTCTCAATAACACTTGGGAGCAAGGTAAAGAAATCCGGGGTCTTAACCAGATAATCCCAGGCCCCCAGTTTCATGGCCTGCACGGCGATGCTCTCACTCCCCTGGCCAGTGATCATGATGACCGGGATGTCCTTATTCTCTCGATTTAAGGCTTTTAGGAATTCGATACCATTCATGCCGGGCATGAGGTAATCGGTGATGATGACATCCGGGCTGATCTCATCGAGCCTTTGAAGGCAGGCATAGCCTTCCTCAAAGTAATCGACCGAAGCAAGCGGGAGTTCCTTATTAATGGCCCGTTTCATGAGCTGAAAGTGCGGCTCTTCGTCTTCAATGATCACAACGTTTAATGGCTTCATTTCCTAACCCCTTCCGGACCCGGCATTTCACGCCATAAAAACGCTCATGCTTCTGACAAGATAGGCGGTTTGTTGAGTAGCATCCAGTAGGAATCGATTTGCATGATCTTTTCCTCGAACTCCTTGAATCCTACTGGCTTGGTCAGATAGCTGTTGGCACAGTGGACATAGGATCGGCAAATGTCTTCTTCCCGATCCGAGGTGGTGAGCATGATTACAGGGATCTTCTTCAGAACAGGATGTTCCTTGATCTGCTTCAATACTTCTATCCCGTCAATGCCGGGGAGCTTGATGTCAAGCATTATCAGGCCGGGGAGGGGATACTTTGCTTTATCAGCGTATTTGCCACGGTTGAAAACATAGTCAAGCGCTTCTTCTCCGTCAGTCAGAACATCAATCCGGTTTGCATTGCCCGCCTTTCGAATCGCCCGCCTGGTCAGTTCAGCATGTGCTTCCTCATCTTCTACAAGCAAGATGTTCGAAGGTTCATAATCCATGTTCAAGCCTCCTTGTTTTTAAGGGTGAAGTAAAATGTGCTTCCTTTCCCGGGCTCTGATATAAGCCAGATCTTTCCTCCATGGTGTTCGATGATCCGCTTCACAATCGTCAGGCCGACGCCGGTGCCTTCTCCGACCTGTTTTTTTGCAG encodes the following:
- a CDS encoding DNA-binding response regulator encodes the protein MAVKKRILIIDDHPLFREGLKSLIARNPGFEVAGEAGNGRKGMRMARELKPDLVVMDISLPDKSGIDLTRNIRSLLPETYVMIVSMHSKIDHITKAFQAGASGYVVKESAAERFTQGLEAVSRGEYYLDSSLSHKVVKRLAGLPEKESTITDARYEALTRREQQVMRLLAEGVSTKEIAERLFISPKTVENHRANIMNKLELHSTMSWVV
- a CDS encoding two-component system response regulator, which produces MDYEPSNILLVEDEEAHAELTRRAIRKAGNANRIDVLTDGEEALDYVFNRGKYADKAKYPLPGLIMLDIKLPGIDGIEVLKQIKEHPVLKKIPVIMLTTSDREEDICRSYVHCANSYLTKPVGFKEFEEKIMQIDSYWMLLNKPPILSEA